The DNA region aaccttatttactttacatacaacaatagtttagttatatattatagacttaaataaagagaccttctaaaaacatttaaatgtattactggcatgcggaaccttaaattagagtgaataaaggaaaacttggcacaccacttccgaaaggttgccgacccctgacctaggcTCTTGGTCCTCTGGCCCGCCACAGCACTTCTCGAAACTGCTTTCTactccaacaccaaaccactctgcttcaatcagacagttggaggagttgaagcagggtttttttaatcaggtgataggcttcaggtgctctaattggattaattggtttcaggtgctctaattaatctgtagcagcctctcttccctctacagggaatacGGCTCTCATCATCCTGGGGCTTACATAGCTCCCATCTATcattctcctgctgccctctggccatgctatattacagtatattttaaatgttttgtatgCAGAAGTACAAGCATTAGCCAAGTTTGATGGAGACATACTATGAAATATCATTTTAAGGGAGTGATGACAAAACCATATGTTCACTAGCAGCTACTGAGCTCTACTTGCTCTATAAATACTTCACATGGAAACcgaacaaacatttttttttaactctagcCCACTGATGAAGTCAGTAGGTGGCTGATGTTCTTTCTGGAGCTGTTCCAGGAAGGCACAACACTGATTCTGATTCATTCCATAGATCAGATAAATACCCGACCCTGTCTGAAAATGTATATTAATAACTTTAGCAGAAATTGGTTCCATTTCATGGCAAGAAATATACTAAAATTGCTGAAGTTGCTCAGCCAAATATTACGCACGCCTTGAAAAGTAACACACACCACCAAAACATACTTTCAAGATGACTTTAAAAGGCATCGTTCATGGAAATATCTATTCACCGAACTCAGCCCTACTAACTCAGAACAATATTGAACTAAGGTTTCTGTATTTTATATGCTTTTTTTTAGCATTATAAACTACCAAGTTGAGAGTAATTGTATATACTGTTCAATAAGCAGATGAAGTCCCAATCTACCGTGCTCCCATGGACTTCTGTTCTTTCCAGGAAGCTCATTTGTCTTCCATTTGGAATGCAGCTGAAGTTAACATGGCCACTTGTTTTGACAATATACATAGCATTGTCAAAACATTGTAATTGTGCATCTCCAACTGTTTGTCAGCACAGCTCCTAGAGTTATGTTTACATAATGCTGCAGTTCCAGCTTGTGGAATGGGTACTGATTTTCAGGAGGGCCTCATCCTAGGTCTCCAGTTCTGTATGTGTACTTATCCAGCACTGTCATTGCCCCCACAGTTGCAAAAGTATCATCATTTGCAGATGTGTATGTGCAAAGGGTTAATAATAGTtgggagaaggctgagagggagaggattcagttctttttgttttaatgagGGTGTTTAGACTCCGTAAAATTTTCTTCATTAGTTAAACTTGAAAGAAGGTCAGGAATCACCCAGGATAGGTTTAAGGCATTCAAACTTCATAATAATTCCTAATCAGAGCCTTTTGGCTAAGGgtttctttgatttaaaaaatgtttaagaaagtcTCAGTAACAGCAACCCATGCAAGGTTATAATCTCCACCCAAGCCTATTTAAAGAGATTGGGGGAGCCCCTAAGTGTGAGGCCCAGAGGCAGAGGTATCTTTAAACAAATTCTAGGGTAGCATTAGGAGGGGGAATAACTACTACAGAGCTTGTATTATGAACTCtggcagagaaaaaacaaactgtGTAAAAAAGTAATAATCAAGGCTTATGAGCTAAGAACTCTGCAGGGTTCCAACTTGAAACGTAAGCTCCTTTTCACAATCAACACTTTCTCCCTAAAAAATCCAGCATTAGCTCAAGGCACCTGTCTTTACCAAGACCAATCTATTACTGCAAAATTTGGAATTTCTAGGCCAGTTGTTTTAGGAAATGTGACTTTTGATCAAACCAAGTTAGGAAAAATGTCTCAAAAGCAAAGGACTCCTTGACTTTCGAACTCTTCTATCTCACAAATACCTTGTCCAGTTTGCCTCAGACTTTCCTCAGGGAGAGAGGTGGAATTTACCCAGGGATAAGATTGGTTTTAGTTTGGTAAAGTCTGGGATTGAGTGGGGTGGTTTAAGCATACTCCAAAATACAGTCAGGTTTATAATGGAGGAAAAAGGAATCTATGATCATTTTCAAATTTAAGTGAATTGTGCAATGTGACAAACTATTAACTGAAGATACACATTGAAAATACTGAAGTATCACTGTGCAGCAACCTCTGTGGCTGAATCGAGGATGATGTGAAGGTATTCTGAATGGGTCCATGACCAACATACTTCAACAACAAAAAGCTTGAGCAAAATGTGATGCATTGAAGGGGAGATATAATTGGAAAAGTGAAGGGCTCATTTAGGATCTGCGAATCCTTATTTGTAAGAGCAGTAACCAAGGCAATATACATCCCAAAGTGTAGGGATTAAATGTTAGttgttaatttgttttaaaatcaatccTATGTTATGATTTCCATGTGGCAAGGATTAGATTACAATATACATTTCTCCTTTCCCTATCTCAAGTCTGAGTCTTGCCCTAATGATTCCCCAAGTGcacactcatttaaaaataaataaaaataaacaacactGACTTACAGCTTCTGATTTGGGAGGCACCGGAGGTGGAGGTAGGGAAACATCTGAAGATTTCGTTGCTGCTGCTAGAGTTCCAGGTATAGGAAGAGATGCAGTACCACCCTTTGACCGGAAAGAACTTCTGTAATTATCACATTTGTTTTTTTCACTTAGTGAGCGTGTAAGAGGCTGATTGTGGGGCTTCCCAGATTCTTGGTCCAGCCACAGTTCTTCATAAGGGAGTTCTGGTTTCGCAGGTAGAAACATGGATTCTTCACTAACTTCAGGAAAAAGGTAGTCACTGCTACTGTCACCAGTGTCCTGGTACTGAAGATCATCATGAGAAAACAGGGCCCACTCGCTACACAAATCTCTGCACCCATGAAGGTTCACTTCACTGTTTCCATGCAAGTTGTTTCCATAAACGCAAACTGAGAGCCGGTGAAAGGACTGTGTTAGTTCATCCCGGGCATAGCTGAGAGAATTGGGCATATGATTGTGCCCAGTGCATCGACTTTTCTTAGGGCTCTTACAATCTTCATTCCAGTCAGTTTTCACATCTCGCACAGCCCGGGAATATTCATCTATGTCAAACTGTTCCTGGCAGATATTAAACCAGTGCTGGACCATGGTTTCATGCCACAGCTCACCCTTTACAAGGCTCTCTGGGAGGCTAAACTTTGGAAGAGTCAAGTGCAAGGGAAAATGCATTGGAATAACTTTGTTACCACGCAGCACACAACAAACCACCACAGTCTTGGTTTGAATATTGACAAACTTGTATCTATGTCCTTCACGGATAAAATGCAGGTCATAAGGGTTTCTTGGTGTGGGGCTTGGCACAGTTACATTAACAGGCAACCTTGTTTTTTCTACTATATTGCGAATTGTGTGCTCACCTTCTTGCATTTGTAGCTCCAGTGGACTGCGGGTGCTAAATCTGCCCTTGCACTGGAAAGGAAGGCTAATGCTTTCATTGGTCCTATGGTTCATACAGATGAGACACGGCATTTTGCCTCTGCCTAGCTTGCTGATGGAATTAAGCTTCCCAATTTTCTTGAAGATGGTGTTGAGTCGTGACTTTTCCTTGGACGTTTTTGCGTAAAGGATTTCCGCTTGTCCCATTAAGGTGAGCTCATCCCCAGTGCTGAGGGTGATATTATAAACCTCTGTGTCTTCATTGCATTCACCCGAAGCCACctgcaatacaaatacaaataaaaatatttctcccTGCACAGTGAAGATAGCAACTGAATTCATACCAAGTCTATTTAGATGGGATTGGACAGTAGGATGGGAGATTACATCTCACAAGAAActgtaaattaattttaataactTTAATAGAGTCAAACACAAGAATTTTATCATGGAAATCTGCACAAGTTAAATTTCTAATATGCACCACACATTACTATGGTTTTTGCTTGAGAAAAAAGTAGGGTCATCTGGAGCCGACATAGTTGCTAGAAAGAGTGTGACTGACTATAAAAGACTAGTTTTTAGTGAAGGACAAATAAAATATTCTGCACTTTTAAATAGCAGCCATCCAAAAGCAGTAAAGTATATTTGGGAGATATTGGTATCCCTAGTTATTTGGCATCCATTCTCTCTTCTGTTTGCTACTTTATGGCACTTCCCTGCAGAGGTCtcggaggaaaagggagaaaagatTCTCTCCCTCTCCAGCTTCCTTCCTTGAGGAGCAGAGATGGCCCCTTTATTGTGCCTCTCCCGCATGATCCAGGAGTAAAGATACCTTCTTGGCATAACCCCTTCCTAGGCCCTCAAGGCAATGAACCCCCATCAAGAATATTGGTTCTGTCACCTCTGCCCACCTCTCTCTACCAGACCCTAGGCTTCCCCCTTGGTTTTATCTAGATTGTGATTTGAGACTTTATATAACATACG from Gopherus evgoodei ecotype Sinaloan lineage chromosome 2, rGopEvg1_v1.p, whole genome shotgun sequence includes:
- the GAREM1 gene encoding GRB2-associated and regulator of MAPK protein 1 isoform X3, which codes for MGQAEILYAKTSKEKSRLNTIFKKIGKLNSISKLGRGKMPCLICMNHRTNESISLPFQCKGRFSTRSPLELQMQEGEHTIRNIVEKTRLPVNVTVPSPTPRNPYDLHFIREGHRYKFVNIQTKTVVVCCVLRGNKVIPMHFPLHLTLPKFSLPESLVKGELWHETMVQHWFNICQEQFDIDEYSRAVRDVKTDWNEDCKSPKKSRCTGHNHMPNSLSYARDELTQSFHRLSVCVYGNNLHGNSEVNLHGCRDLCSEWALFSHDDLQYQDTGDSSSDYLFPEVSEESMFLPAKPELPYEELWLDQESGKPHNQPLTRSLSEKNKCDNYRSSFRSKGGTASLPIPGTLAAATKSSDVSLPPPPVPPKSEAVREECRLLNAPPVPPRSSKPLSTSPSIPPRTIKPARQQTRSPSPTLSYYSSGLHNISITEGDMTNPPESAPVSCYPCNMMETESKKPDSKLPFGSPSAEALPSRLSWPNHFSGAAEGLNRNDFLLDPSRSYSYPRQKTPGTPKRNCPASFTFDFDGCELPAVYTQLATTEFSNTICSCPKSASYSLECTDEKNLAVSNAKQSHSCPALPPRAPKLNDEKPVLDTCPLPLKIDGAEEQSQTGSPDLSEDQYPVKKGMQNVFSISYPFSSPLHLQLAPRSCGDGSPWQPPTDLSGLSIEEVSKSLRFIGLSEDVISFFVTEKIDGNLLVQLTEEILSEDFKLSKLQVKKILQFINGWRPKM